CCAGTCTGGAAAATCACATTTTTATGCTGTTTAACTACAACGACTTTAGCCTTAATTTTAGGCATCAGTTGTGCTCATTTATTTGAGGTTGGACGTGGCATAGATATTTCTATTTTCCAGACATCTATGCAAAATTATCAAGCACCAGATAGTTTAAACCCAGCAAGTTTTTTCACTAATTTTATTCAAAATACTTTAATCAATCCATTTAAAGCATTTAGTGATGGTAACGTTTTAGCCGTTGTGGTCTTTGCTTTATTTGTTGGTGTTGCTTTGGTGCAGGGTGGGGAGCGTTTCAAAAGTATTCGTGCATTGAGTCACCAGTTTTTTGAAATGATGATGCTGCTGGTTGGCTGGGTCATGAAATTAGCGCCTTTAGGTATTTTTGCTTTATTAGCAAAACTAATGGCAACGGAAGATATTTCAGTATTAAGTCGCTTGGCTGAGTTTGCAGTTGTTGTAACAGGCACAACCATTTTTCATGGTGCTGTTGTTTTACCCCTCTTACTTTGGATTTTTGGTCGCATGAGCCCTTGGACTTTTTTCAAAGGGACACGTACAGCATTAATTACAGCATTTGCAACCAGTTCTAGCTCTGCCACGATGCCGCTTAGTATGAAGTGTGCACAAGAAAACTTAGGCGTGCGCCCTCAAACAGCGGGATTTGTTATCCCACTTGGCACTCAGTTAAACATGGATGGTACCGCTTTATATGAGGCGGCAGCTGCACTGTTTGTAGCAAATTTGGTGGGACTGGATTTAAACCTGACACAGCAAATTATTGTGTGTTTAACAGCAATGATTGCATCACTTGGCGCACCTGGAATACCTAGTGCGGGCATGGTGACTATGATTATGGTTTTACAGTCGGTGGGTTTACCAGCTGAGGCAATTGCTATTCTACTGCCAATTGACCGCTTACTAGATACGGTAAGAACGGTGGTAAATGTGCAAGGGGATATGATGATTAGTGTGGTCGTAGATCGTTATACGAAAGATAAAGATATCAGTGTTTAATACCTCTAAATAAAAAAAGCAGGATTTTAAATCCTGCTTTTTTTATTTTAAGCGGCTTGAAGCTCTGCTCTTTTTGCTGCTGGAGATTGCGATAAATAGCTAACCGCATCTTCAGTGCTACCTTCTTTGACTGGATCATACCAAGGCATGAGGTAATCAATTTGTTGGGCAATTAACCAGATTGGGTTTGGTAAAACCTGATTATCCTTTCGGCTAATTTTGTACCATTCTAAAGCAATCTTCACTGGGAAAAATCTAGATTTAGCGGCATCTGAAAAACGTGGATCTTGTTTCATAATGTGTGCAGCACCATCTACCCATAAACCAAGTACCAGTACAATCACTGCAAGGCTTAAATAGTAGCGTGGAATGTAGCCACCACCAAGATGACGATATAAATCAAAGGCGACCGTACGGTGTTCAATTTCTTCTGAACCGTGCCATTTAACCAGATCGACCATTTCAGGATCAGCGCCTAATTCTTCCCAACGTTTGTTATATAGTGCATATTTACCTAATACACAGGTCATATGTTCAACAGTGGCAACAACGCCTAAACGGAATAAATCCCATTGGCCTTGTAAGAAATTTGGAACTTCTTTATCAAAAGGTTTATCTGCCAAAGCTGTCGTAAATAAATAGTTCATAATGTCCAGATTTCTCTGGATATCAATATTACGTACGCTTAAATATTCTTTGTTTGCAGAGGTATGTGCATTGGCATGCATAGCTTCCTGACGGATAAAGGCTTGTACATCCTGCTTGAGTTTTTCATCTGTGATTTGCGGTAAAACCTTGTTATACAACCGGCAAAACCAGAACTCACCAGCAGGCAAGATATTATTAATTTCATTAATAAAATAACTTGCGAAAGGCTGGTTAGGAATCCAGTCGACAGGGGTATCTTTCCAGTCAAATTTCACTTTACGTGGAAGAATTTTATAATCAATAGAAGAACCTAAAGCCTTGTTCTTCAAAAAAGATAACAATTTCATCATTTAGTCCTGATTTTTAACTCGATGAAGTTATAACGAGTATAAAAAAAGCCCCTACATTTGTGTTTAGCAATAGGGGACAATTGAGTATAAATTTAATGAAAAAATTGTATCTATTATGACAATTTAGCTCTCAGCATCTTCATCTGTCGCTTCAGGGATTGAATCGACATCAAATTCTGGCTGTTGATCTAGCGTAAAATGCAGACGTCCACCCATGACACTTGCAAGCTCTTCCAAACCTAATTTGTTAAGTGAAGAGAAAAGCTGAATGGAAAAATCAAGCTTCATTTTTTTAAGTTGTTGTTTAACTTCAAGTAATACTTTATTTGCAGGACCACGATTAAGTTTGTCTGCTTTTGTTAATAGAATATGAACAAATAGATGACGCGAATAAGCCCACTCTAGCATCATCATGTCAAAATGCTGTAGAGGATGGCGAATATCCATCAGTAAAACTAAGCCTTGTAAGCTTTGGCGGTGGATTAGGTAGTTTTCTAATTCTTTTTGCCACACCCTTTTCATATCTTCAGGTACAGCTGCATAACCGTAACCTGGAAGATCGACTAAACGCTGATCGGGGTTGCCTAGACTAAAGAAGTTAATCATCTGAGTACGGCCTGGTTTTTTAGAGGCACGTGCTAGTTGTTTTTGATTAGTTAATGCATTAATGGCACTAGACTTACCAGCATTTGAGCGTCCTGCAAAAGCAATTTCGTAGCCACTATCTTCAACACAAAGTGCCAATTTAGGTGCACTCATTAGAAACTCAGCTTGGCGCAACCAGTTTAATGATTGCACAGCATAGGCTGTGATCGCTGGATCTGGTGCTTTTTCATAGCTGATCTTTTGCTTGGGTGCGAGTCTGGCTTTGGTGTCTTTCGATTTTTCACTACGACGCATAAAAAATAACTTTTTAAATGAGAGGGCTCGCGCCTAGTATAAAGGAGCTTGGGTATTCTTGCTAATTTTCAATAAATCAACTTATGAAAATCAATAGAGGCTAGATTTGTAAAAAGGCAATAGGGGAGTTAGCAGGAGCAGATTTTGATTGCTGTAAAACTTCTCCGAGTGTGTATTGGTCTAGGCTTTGATAAAAGCTTTCTAAAGCTTGGTCAAGAATACCTTTTAGACCACAGTGAGCGCGCAGCACACAAGGTGGTGTATTGCATTCAACAATTTGATTGTCGCCCTGCAATATTCGAACAATTGAACCTAAATTTGAGTGAAGTGCATCTGGGTTTAAGCGAATTCCACCGCCTTTACCGCGAATGGTAATAATCCATTCTTGTTTGCCCATAAAGTGAACAACTTTAACCAGATGGTTTTGTGAAACATGCAAATCTTTCGCGATTTCTGCAATCGTGTAGGGTGCATCACTTGGGCGTGCAACATACATTAATATTCGTAATGCATAATCGGTAAATTTATTAAGCTGCATGATCACCAAAAATGGAAGAGAATAAAAAGGATGATCATCTTAGCCTGAAAGTCTAAATAAGAAAACTTTCAGGCAAGAGGTTTTTATATTAGAGCGTTAAAGGTGCTGAAACTTGAACTTGATCGCCAACTCTATAATGTTCAAGCAAGATGTTCGAAACTGAGAATTCAGTATGGTTTTCTTCAGGCTGAACTTCAAAATGATATGAGTTGTTTTCTTGAGCTTCTGTAAATTTAAAAGCTTTCGGCTGTTCAAGCTGTTGCTCTGGAACTTGTACTTTAACTGAAATAAAAGCATTTGCTGGACCAGTTAGTACGTCCTCATGATCAGTCGCTTTTAACGTGAAGCGTTTGCCAGATTCAAGAGGATCAATTTGTGTAATTTCAAATGAACGCCAGCCAGCCCATCCGCCTTTTAAGCTCTCAAGTTGTTCATATTTTTGTTTTTCAACGCCAATCAAGATATCTGCCAATTGTAGATAAGCCTGTTTCCATGCTTCGATAAGCTCTGACTCAAATGGAACGTTGAGCACTTCACTAATTGAGTGAAGTAGGTTGTCACCAACAATTGCATATTGATCAGGCTGAATATCCAAGCTCACATGTTTAGTGGTGATACGTTCAACAGCTTTGGCTAAAACCGTAGGGTTCTCAATGTTTTCTGCATATGCAAGAACGGCAGCTGCAAGCGCGCGCGGCTGACGTAAGCTGGTTTGGTCATCTAAGTTAAAAACATTTTTTAATTCAGGATTGTTATTGAGCATACGCTTATAAAAGTATGTAGTCAGCGTAACACCGTGTTCACGTAAAACAGGTACAGTAGATTTAACGAGTTCAATTTGTTGTGGAGTCATGGCTAGACCTTATTTATCTGGCTATATAAGATGTATTTAAAATACATCTTTAAAAAAGTAATGGCAATAGCTTTTTAATAAAAACCATAAAAAAATTAGGGAATATACAATTCCCTAATTTAAAAGTGATATATCTCTAAGAAAATTACTTGCCAAAAAGTGAGCCAAGCAGACCTCTCACTAATTTTTGGCCTGTACTTCCTCCTAAACTTCGTGCAGCACTTTTTGCAAAAGTACCAACAATATCTTGCGTAAGCTTCGCCCGTTCACGAGCTGCTCGTTCTTCTTCTTTTAGTTGCTCGCGTACCAATCGTTCTTGTTCTTTTGCTTGTTGTTTGGCTAAAGTTTCTTGCTCTTTTTCCTGCTGTTTGGCAAGTTCAGCATTTTGTTGTTGCTGTTCTCGTTCAGCGACTTTATTTTGTAGCATTTCATAGGCGCTATCACGATCTACGACCTGTTCATAAATGCCAGCAATAATACTTTGGGAAATAACATTCTTTCGTTCTTCTGGAGTAATTGGTGTAAATGCAGAGTAAGGAGGCATGACCCAACCACGCTCTACAATTTGTGGAGTACCTTGCTCATCTAGGCAGCTAATGAGTGCCTCACCAACACCAAGTTCGGTTATGGCCTCATCAACTTTAAAGTCTGGATTGGCACGGAAAGTATCAGCTGCAGTTTTTACCGCTTTTTGGTCTTTAGGCGTAAATGCACGTAGCGCATGTTGAACACGATTACCAAGCTGACCAAGAACACTTTCTGGTAAATCGAGTGGGTTTTGAGTAATAAAATAGATGCCAATACCTTTAGAGCGAATTAAGCGTACAACTTGTTCAATCTTGTCTTGGAGTGCTTGGCTGGCATTGTCAAACAGCAAGTGTGCTTCATCAAAGAAAAACACAAGTTTAGGTTTATCCATGTCACCGACTTCTGGAAGTTGTTCAAATAGTTCTGAAAGCATCCATAAAAGGAAAGTGGCATAGAGCTTAGGTGTATTCATGAGCTTATCAGCCGCAAGAATATTAATGTAGCCATGCCCATTTGCATCGGTTTGAATAAAATCTAGAATATTTAAGGCGGGTTCACCAAAAAATTGCTCTCCACCTTGATCGGCAAGGGCTAGTAAATTGCGCTGAATAGCGCCTAAGCTTGCTGGAGATAAATTGCCATATTCTGCTTTAAACTCGGCTGCATGTTCACTTACAAAAGTGATCATGGCTTTTAAGTCTTTAAAGTCGACTAATAGCAAACCTTGGTCATCGGCAATCCGGAAAACTGCTGCCAAAACGCCTTCTTGTGTGTCGTTTAAGTTGAGCATACGAGCTAATAAAATTGGCCCAATTTCGGAAATGGTTGTGCGAATAGGGTGGCCTTGTTGACCAAACAAGTCCCAAAAAACGACAGGATTGGCTGCGAAAGGAACGCTATCAATCTGCAAAAGCTTTAGTCGTTCATCAAATTTGTCTGAAGCTTCTCCCGCTTTTGCGAGACTCGAAACATCGCCTTTAGCATCGGCAAGAAATACCGGTACACCAATTCGAGAGAAACTCTCTGCTAGAACTTTTAACGTAACTGTTTTACCTGTACCCGTGGCGCCTGCAATTAGTCCATGACGGTTAGCAAACTGGGAAAGTAAAACAATTTCTTTGGATGTGTCATTAATGTTTTTAGCAATAACAATCGGTGTACCCATATATTTTTATCCTTTGGTTCGAGTCACTATGATCTTGTCGTTTTACAGTTGTTTCAGAGCATTTTCGATATCTTGTATTAAATCTTGCGGATCTTCTAGTCCTATGCAGAAGCGAACCAATAATCCTTGTTGTAAATGTGTATTTTCAAGTTTTCTCATCATTTTTAAATCATAAAGCATAATTAGGCTAACTGGTCCTCCCCAGCTAAAACCAAGCTTAAATAGCGCTAATGCATCGCAAAAGCGACGTACTGCTGTAATGTCATAGTCTGGTTTGAAAATAACACTGACTAAACCAGCACTTTGGCCATCTGTGCAGATTTCTTGCCAATATTGATGGCCAGGGGCAGTCTCATCGCTTGGATGTAGGACTTGCGCAAATTGAGGTTGATCTTTTAACCATTTGAGTAAAGTTTGAGCATTGACTGACTGTTGTTCATAACGTAAAGACATATGAGCAAGACTACGTTGAACTTGAGCTGCATCGTCTCCTGAAACTGCAATACCTAAAGTAGCATGTGTGCGGAACAGGCGATGATGGAGTTTATCATCACGGGTTACAATGCTGCCCATTAAGATGTCACCGCCACCGCTTGGATATTTGGTGAGAGCATGAACGGTTAAATCGACTGATAGGTGTTCATCGGAAAAATTAAAAGCATTGAACGCAAGGCCAGCGCCCCAAGTGTTATCTAGGGCTGTTAATACACCATGTTCTTTAGCTTTTTTAACTAGATTTTTAAGATCAGGGAATTCCAATGTCACTGAACCTGCGGCCTCTAACCATAGCAGTTTGCTTCTCTCAGTTGGTTGAAAGCTTGAGGCGTCAATAGGGTTATATACTTTAACAATAATGCCATATTGATTTTGCAGATGATTTAAGTGCTCTAGATTGGGTCCATAAATATTGTCTGGTACCCAAACTTCATCATTGGTGCTTAAAAATGCTGAGTTCACAACATTAATTGCTGATAAGCCACTTGGTGCAAGTAAACAATGCGATCCACCTTCAATTTGCGCAATATTGTCGCCTAAGGTGAAGGTAGTAGGGGTGCCATGTGTCCCATAACTATAGTCGTAATCATCCGTCCAATGGCGGTCAAAAAGGTGCGAAGTTGATTTAAAAATAATAGTGGATGCACGAAATAAGGGTGGTTGAACGGTTTCAATAAATTGTGGAGCCTTTCTTGGTGCATGAATGAGGCGAGTCTGGAAGTCGTTATGCTTTTTCATAGTGCGTTGCATTTTAAATAATAAAGTTAGATTAAGAGAAATTTAGATTCTTCGCTAGATTTACGAAGTTTTATAAGACGTTTCGTTACAGTAGACCCATAAAATAAAAACTTGGCTTTATTTTTGCAAAGACCACTACAACATTCTAACAACAATAGGTTTAAGCGCATGAAGTCGCATTTACGAGTTCACTATTTTCAACACATTGCTGGTGAAGGGTTTGGGAGTTGTCATTCATTTTTAAAGGCTCACCACGCGACCATTAGCTCTACGGAGTTCTTTGCACTTCCGGTTGATCGGGCACTAGAAATAGAAGCTTTACCTCAAATTGAAGAGGTTGATTTGCTATTGGTCATGGGTGGAACCATGAGTGTAAATGATGAGGCGAATTTTCCATGGTTAAAAATAGAGAAAAGATGGTTGCGTCGTTATTTAGCAGCAGGAAAACCAGCTATTGGCCTTTGTTTGGGAGGGCAGCTAATTGCTAATGCGTTGGGTGCGGCGGTGAGCCGTAATCGCTATCAGGAACTTGGATGGTCAACAGTTCAGCGAGTGGCAAATTTACCTCAAGAAAGCTTTCCTTTACCAGAGAAGATGAGGGTGATGCAATGGCATAGCGAGACATTTGAAATACCTAAAGGCGCTATACATTTGGCTCAAAGTCAGGCTTGTCGCAATCAGATGTATCAGATTGGAAAAAATGTGCTGGGTTTTCAGTTCCATCCAGAGATGACACCGTCAACTTTAGCGCTTTTACTTGAAGACGAAGAAGAGTTGTCTATTTTTGATGGGGAATATGTTCAATCTACGCGTGAACTACACCATTTCGAAGCACAAAAGTTTGAACAAGGTAATCAACTTCTAAATAAGGCGATTGAATTTGTAATAAGTGCCTAGATGAACTCACAATACTCAGTTAAAACAGGTTTTGTAGAGAAAATAGAAAAAGAGAATTGCATAAGACTTAAACAATCGTTATAATGAGCGACCCTCAAGAGGAGGGGCATTTGCTGCGAAGAAAGTGGTAAATGTGCATTACAGTCGTGGCATCGATCATGACCTTAGTGATTTTCACTGCCTTTGACACTTACCGATAGGTGAGATGCGTCAAGGGTGATTCTTTATATGTTTGGCTTGGAGTTTACTGGTATGTCTAACCAGAGAATTCGTATCCGTTTGAAGTCTTTTGATCATCGTCTGATTGATCAATCTGCTCAAGAGATCGTAGAAACCGCTAAGCGTACTGGCGCACAAGTTTGTGGTCCAATTCCGATGCCTACTCGCATCGAACGCTTCAACGTTCTTACTTCACCGCACGTTAACAAAGATGCGCGTGACCAGTACGAAATCCGCACTTATAAACGTTTGATCGATATCGTTCAACCTACAGATAAAACTGTTGATGCATTGATGAAATTAGATCTTGCGGCTGGTGTTGATGTTCAGATCGCTTTGGGTTAAGGCTTTCGGTTGATTAACTTTTAAGTTAATTAGGCCGCTTTTTTAGAGGTTTATGCACATGGCTATTGGTTTAGTCGGTCGCAAATGTGGTATGACTCGCATCTTTACAGATGCAGGTGTTTCTGTACCTGTTACAGTCATCGAAGTCGATCCAAACCGCATTACGCAAATCAAAACACTTGAAACTGATGGTTATCAAGCTGTTCAAGTAACTACTGGTGAACGTCGCGAATCTCGCGTAACTAACGCTCAGAAAGGTCACTTTGCGAAAGCTGGTGTTGCTGCTGGTCGTTTGGTTAAAGAGTTCCGTGTTACTGAAGCTGAGCTTGAAGGTCGTGAAGTTGGCGGTACTATTGGTGTTGATTTGTTCACAGTTGGTCAAGTTGTTGACGTAACTGGTCAATCAAAAGGTAAAGGTTTCCAAGGTGGTGTTAAACGTTGGAACTTCCGTACCCAAGACGCTACTCACGGTAACTCAGTTTCTCACCGTGTATTAGGTTCTACAGGTCAAAACCAAACTCCTGGTCGCGTGTTCAAAGGCAAAAAAATGGCTGGTCACTTAGGTGATGAACGCGTAACAGTACAAGGTCTTGAAATCGTATCTATTGACGCTGAACGTTCTGTTTTAGTTGTTAAAGGTGCAATTCCTGGTTCAACTGGCGGTGACGTGATTGTACGTCCTACCATCAAGGCCTGAGGGGAAATACCGTGAATTTGAAAACTGTTTCCGGCTCTGCTGTTGAATTGTCTGAAGTTGCTTTCGGACGTGAATTTAACGAAGCCCTTGTACACCAAGTTGTTACTGCTTACTTAGCAGGTGGTCGTCAAGGTACTCGTGCTCAGAAGTCACGTGCAGACGTTTCTGGCGGTGGTAAAAAACCATTCCGTCAAAAAGGTACTGGTCGTGCTCGTGCGGGTTCTACTCGTAGCCCAATCTGGGTTGGTGGTGGTAAAACTTTTGCTGCTCGTCCACAAGATTGGTCTCAAAAAGTAAACCGCAAAATGTACCGCGGTGCAATGCAATGTATCTTAGCTGAACTTGTTCGCCAAGATCGTCTTGTATTAGTTGAAGAGTTTGCTATTGCAGCTCCAAAAACTAAAGAATTGCTTGCTAAGCTTGGCGATTTAAATGCCGCTCGTGCATT
This region of Acinetobacter sp. XS-4 genomic DNA includes:
- a CDS encoding dicarboxylate/amino acid:cation symporter; the protein is MPTEKNNADMNLNTQILIAAILGLAFGFLLTMYPDTAFVKHSLYGLGILSSVFIGLLKMLLVPLIFSSIVVGVSNLQAGGQLGPVWKITFLCCLTTTTLALILGISCAHLFEVGRGIDISIFQTSMQNYQAPDSLNPASFFTNFIQNTLINPFKAFSDGNVLAVVVFALFVGVALVQGGERFKSIRALSHQFFEMMMLLVGWVMKLAPLGIFALLAKLMATEDISVLSRLAEFAVVVTGTTIFHGAVVLPLLLWIFGRMSPWTFFKGTRTALITAFATSSSSATMPLSMKCAQENLGVRPQTAGFVIPLGTQLNMDGTALYEAAAALFVANLVGLDLNLTQQIIVCLTAMIASLGAPGIPSAGMVTMIMVLQSVGLPAEAIAILLPIDRLLDTVRTVVNVQGDMMISVVVDRYTKDKDISV
- a CDS encoding metal-dependent hydrolase, coding for MMKLLSFLKNKALGSSIDYKILPRKVKFDWKDTPVDWIPNQPFASYFINEINNILPAGEFWFCRLYNKVLPQITDEKLKQDVQAFIRQEAMHANAHTSANKEYLSVRNIDIQRNLDIMNYLFTTALADKPFDKEVPNFLQGQWDLFRLGVVATVEHMTCVLGKYALYNKRWEELGADPEMVDLVKWHGSEEIEHRTVAFDLYRHLGGGYIPRYYLSLAVIVLVLGLWVDGAAHIMKQDPRFSDAAKSRFFPVKIALEWYKISRKDNQVLPNPIWLIAQQIDYLMPWYDPVKEGSTEDAVSYLSQSPAAKRAELQAA
- the yihA gene encoding ribosome biogenesis GTP-binding protein YihA/YsxC, with protein sequence MRRSEKSKDTKARLAPKQKISYEKAPDPAITAYAVQSLNWLRQAEFLMSAPKLALCVEDSGYEIAFAGRSNAGKSSAINALTNQKQLARASKKPGRTQMINFFSLGNPDQRLVDLPGYGYAAVPEDMKRVWQKELENYLIHRQSLQGLVLLMDIRHPLQHFDMMMLEWAYSRHLFVHILLTKADKLNRGPANKVLLEVKQQLKKMKLDFSIQLFSSLNKLGLEELASVMGGRLHFTLDQQPEFDVDSIPEATDEDAES
- a CDS encoding Rrf2 family transcriptional regulator, which gives rise to MQLNKFTDYALRILMYVARPSDAPYTIAEIAKDLHVSQNHLVKVVHFMGKQEWIITIRGKGGGIRLNPDALHSNLGSIVRILQGDNQIVECNTPPCVLRAHCGLKGILDQALESFYQSLDQYTLGEVLQQSKSAPANSPIAFLQI
- a CDS encoding globin domain-containing protein, whose product is MTPQQIELVKSTVPVLREHGVTLTTYFYKRMLNNNPELKNVFNLDDQTSLRQPRALAAAVLAYAENIENPTVLAKAVERITTKHVSLDIQPDQYAIVGDNLLHSISEVLNVPFESELIEAWKQAYLQLADILIGVEKQKYEQLESLKGGWAGWRSFEITQIDPLESGKRFTLKATDHEDVLTGPANAFISVKVQVPEQQLEQPKAFKFTEAQENNSYHFEVQPEENHTEFSVSNILLEHYRVGDQVQVSAPLTL
- a CDS encoding helicase HerA-like domain-containing protein, whose amino-acid sequence is MGTPIVIAKNINDTSKEIVLLSQFANRHGLIAGATGTGKTVTLKVLAESFSRIGVPVFLADAKGDVSSLAKAGEASDKFDERLKLLQIDSVPFAANPVVFWDLFGQQGHPIRTTISEIGPILLARMLNLNDTQEGVLAAVFRIADDQGLLLVDFKDLKAMITFVSEHAAEFKAEYGNLSPASLGAIQRNLLALADQGGEQFFGEPALNILDFIQTDANGHGYINILAADKLMNTPKLYATFLLWMLSELFEQLPEVGDMDKPKLVFFFDEAHLLFDNASQALQDKIEQVVRLIRSKGIGIYFITQNPLDLPESVLGQLGNRVQHALRAFTPKDQKAVKTAADTFRANPDFKVDEAITELGVGEALISCLDEQGTPQIVERGWVMPPYSAFTPITPEERKNVISQSIIAGIYEQVVDRDSAYEMLQNKVAEREQQQQNAELAKQQEKEQETLAKQQAKEQERLVREQLKEEERAARERAKLTQDIVGTFAKSAARSLGGSTGQKLVRGLLGSLFGK
- a CDS encoding PLP-dependent transferase, with the protein product MKKHNDFQTRLIHAPRKAPQFIETVQPPLFRASTIIFKSTSHLFDRHWTDDYDYSYGTHGTPTTFTLGDNIAQIEGGSHCLLAPSGLSAINVVNSAFLSTNDEVWVPDNIYGPNLEHLNHLQNQYGIIVKVYNPIDASSFQPTERSKLLWLEAAGSVTLEFPDLKNLVKKAKEHGVLTALDNTWGAGLAFNAFNFSDEHLSVDLTVHALTKYPSGGGDILMGSIVTRDDKLHHRLFRTHATLGIAVSGDDAAQVQRSLAHMSLRYEQQSVNAQTLLKWLKDQPQFAQVLHPSDETAPGHQYWQEICTDGQSAGLVSVIFKPDYDITAVRRFCDALALFKLGFSWGGPVSLIMLYDLKMMRKLENTHLQQGLLVRFCIGLEDPQDLIQDIENALKQL
- a CDS encoding type 1 glutamine amidotransferase gives rise to the protein MKSHLRVHYFQHIAGEGFGSCHSFLKAHHATISSTEFFALPVDRALEIEALPQIEEVDLLLVMGGTMSVNDEANFPWLKIEKRWLRRYLAAGKPAIGLCLGGQLIANALGAAVSRNRYQELGWSTVQRVANLPQESFPLPEKMRVMQWHSETFEIPKGAIHLAQSQACRNQMYQIGKNVLGFQFHPEMTPSTLALLLEDEEELSIFDGEYVQSTRELHHFEAQKFEQGNQLLNKAIEFVISA
- the rpsJ gene encoding 30S ribosomal protein S10, producing the protein MSNQRIRIRLKSFDHRLIDQSAQEIVETAKRTGAQVCGPIPMPTRIERFNVLTSPHVNKDARDQYEIRTYKRLIDIVQPTDKTVDALMKLDLAAGVDVQIALG
- the rplC gene encoding 50S ribosomal protein L3; this encodes MAIGLVGRKCGMTRIFTDAGVSVPVTVIEVDPNRITQIKTLETDGYQAVQVTTGERRESRVTNAQKGHFAKAGVAAGRLVKEFRVTEAELEGREVGGTIGVDLFTVGQVVDVTGQSKGKGFQGGVKRWNFRTQDATHGNSVSHRVLGSTGQNQTPGRVFKGKKMAGHLGDERVTVQGLEIVSIDAERSVLVVKGAIPGSTGGDVIVRPTIKA
- the rplD gene encoding 50S ribosomal protein L4, whose product is MNLKTVSGSAVELSEVAFGREFNEALVHQVVTAYLAGGRQGTRAQKSRADVSGGGKKPFRQKGTGRARAGSTRSPIWVGGGKTFAARPQDWSQKVNRKMYRGAMQCILAELVRQDRLVLVEEFAIAAPKTKELLAKLGDLNAARALIVTEAVDENLYLAARNLPHVDVVDATAIDPVSLIAFDKVVMSVAAAKKIEVELG